The following are from one region of the Gossypium hirsutum isolate 1008001.06 chromosome D03, Gossypium_hirsutum_v2.1, whole genome shotgun sequence genome:
- the LOC107950107 gene encoding transcription factor MYB1R1 produces MLPAMCSSASSSVGNSIANCGERGEIMLFGVRLVVDSIRKIVSMNNLSQYEQPRESTNNNKIGDKYKGEEYVTADYASADDVIPHSTKNRERKRGIPWTVEEHKLFLLGLQKVGRGNWRRISLYFVKTRTPTQVASHAQKYFLRQSNINRRRRRRSSLFDTTLDMVEDEQIQPQENICFPDLNLNLNSVAEGPPLNLKLSLQSDQGDPSSSSRHSAFQVLPSFSNGDGTNVVTVA; encoded by the exons atgtTGCCTGCCATGTGCTCCTCTGCCTCTTCCTCCGTTGGTAACTCCATTGCAAATTGTGGCGAAAGAGGAGAGATCATGCTTTTTGGAGTCAGACTGGTGGTTGATTCGATAAGGAAAATTGTTAGTATGAACAATCTTTCTCAGTATGAGCAGCCTCGCGAATCTACTAATAACAACAAAATCGGTGACAAATATAAAGGAGAGGAGTACGTCACCGCCGATTATGCCTCTGCCGACGATGTTATTCCTCATTCCACCAAGAATCGAGAGCGCAAGCGAG GGATACCGTGGACCGTGGAAGAGCACAAGTTATTTTTGTTAGGATTACAAAAAGTGGGGAGAGGGAATTGGAGACGGATTTCTTTATACTTCGTGAAAACTCGAACCCCAACTCAAGTGGCCAGTCATGCTCAAAAATACTTTCTCCGACAAAGCAATATCAATCGCCGCCGTCGTCGTAGATCTAGCCTCTTCGATACGACCCTCGATATG GTGGAAGATGAGCAAATTCAGCCACAAGAGAACATTTGTTTTCCTGATCTTAACTTGAACTTGAATTCAGTCGCCGAGGGTCCGCCGTTGAATTTAAAGTTGTCTTTACAATCTGATCAAGGGGATCCCTCATCATCATCGAGGCATTCTGCTTTTCAGGTGCTGCCAAGCTTCAGCAACGGAGATGGCACTAACGTCGTCACTGTTGCTTGA